The proteins below come from a single Chthoniobacterales bacterium genomic window:
- a CDS encoding putative Ig domain-containing protein, giving the protein MSCSLFAQAQFDLSDNILTPPPSASPRINGPSVFGVRPGSPFLYAVPATGSRPMEFDAEGLPEGLSIDHQSGRITGKVEKAGEYEVVLKAGNGVDSATRKFRIVVGKEIALTPPMGWNSWNSWAVNVDQAKVLESARILVSSGLANHGWSYVNIDDSWQGRREGADKALLANDKFPDMAGLCASIHAMGLKAGIYSTPWITSYADYPGGSADNPEGEWSRERSGGSKGQKIGTFHFAKADARQFAEWGFDYLKYDWNPNDVDSTREMSEALRSTGRDIVFSLSNSAPFEKREELSRWSNAWRTTGDIWDHWEPSEDQAYHVSLSQIIDANERWT; this is encoded by the coding sequence ATGAGTTGCTCGTTGTTCGCCCAAGCGCAGTTCGACCTGTCGGACAATATCCTTACGCCACCTCCATCCGCATCGCCCCGCATCAACGGGCCATCGGTTTTTGGCGTCCGGCCGGGATCGCCTTTTCTTTATGCGGTTCCGGCGACCGGCAGCCGCCCGATGGAGTTCGATGCCGAAGGTCTGCCCGAGGGATTGAGCATCGATCACCAGTCCGGACGCATTACTGGCAAGGTGGAAAAGGCGGGGGAATACGAAGTGGTTCTGAAGGCCGGGAATGGGGTGGATTCGGCCACACGCAAGTTCCGGATTGTGGTCGGGAAGGAAATTGCGCTGACGCCACCGATGGGCTGGAACAGCTGGAATAGCTGGGCCGTGAACGTCGATCAGGCAAAGGTGCTGGAATCCGCGCGCATTCTGGTTTCGTCCGGTTTGGCCAACCACGGCTGGTCCTATGTGAACATCGACGACTCGTGGCAGGGCCGGCGGGAGGGCGCGGACAAGGCGTTGCTGGCCAACGACAAGTTCCCGGATATGGCGGGCTTGTGCGCCTCCATTCATGCCATGGGGCTGAAGGCGGGAATCTATTCCACACCCTGGATCACCTCCTACGCCGATTACCCCGGAGGCTCGGCGGATAATCCCGAAGGCGAGTGGTCCCGCGAGCGATCGGGCGGCTCGAAGGGGCAGAAAATCGGAACCTTCCATTTTGCAAAGGCGGATGCCCGGCAGTTCGCCGAGTGGGGGTTCGATTATCTCAAGTATGACTGGAATCCCAATGACGTTGATAGCACCCGGGAGATGTCCGAGGCGCTTCGTTCGACGGGCCGCGATATTGTTTTCAGCCTGTCGAATTCAGCTCCTTTCGAGAAACGCGAAGAGCTGTCCCGCTGGTCCAATGCCTGGCGGACCACCGGCGATATATGGGATCACTGGGAACCCAGCGAAGACCAGGCCTATCACGTTTCGTTATCCCAGATTATCGACGCCAACGAACGCTGGACGG
- a CDS encoding alpha/beta hydrolase-fold protein, protein MFTKTLTASLLLLLAGSQGALLAQEKPEQVSPERARANFGRPVVLAPDDVRAFPDAPNGFDKPAPTGMAGRTEVFEYDSTVTGVKRKAVVYLPPGYSSDRKYPVLYLLHGIGGNEWEWSGYIHADAIVDNLITDGKATPMILVMPNGRALADDRVPAPDKTFSPENAASFGKFERDLLDCLIPAIQAKYSASTNREQRAIAGLSMGGGQSLNFGLGHLDTFAWVAGFSSAPNTKPPAELVPDPAAARKQLKLLYVSCGNKDGLINISQSVHVSLKQQDVPHIWNVDDHGHDGSSWGSNLYHFAQQLFVTNQQK, encoded by the coding sequence ATGTTCACCAAAACACTGACAGCCAGTTTGCTCCTGCTTCTCGCCGGGTCGCAGGGCGCACTGCTCGCGCAGGAAAAACCCGAGCAGGTTTCCCCCGAACGCGCCCGCGCCAACTTTGGCCGACCCGTGGTGCTTGCGCCGGATGACGTGCGCGCGTTTCCCGACGCGCCCAACGGCTTTGACAAGCCCGCCCCGACCGGAATGGCCGGACGCACCGAGGTCTTTGAATACGATTCCACCGTCACCGGCGTGAAGCGGAAGGCGGTGGTTTATCTTCCGCCCGGCTACTCGTCCGACCGGAAATATCCCGTGCTCTATCTGCTGCACGGCATCGGCGGCAATGAGTGGGAATGGAGCGGCTACATTCACGCTGACGCCATCGTGGACAACCTCATCACTGACGGGAAGGCGACGCCAATGATCCTCGTGATGCCGAACGGTCGCGCACTGGCGGATGATCGCGTGCCCGCGCCAGACAAAACCTTCTCGCCGGAAAACGCCGCCAGCTTTGGGAAGTTTGAGCGTGATCTGCTCGACTGTTTGATTCCCGCGATTCAGGCGAAGTATTCCGCCAGCACGAATCGCGAGCAGCGCGCGATTGCCGGGCTTTCGATGGGCGGTGGCCAGTCGCTGAACTTCGGACTTGGCCACCTCGACACGTTCGCGTGGGTCGCCGGATTTTCATCCGCGCCCAACACCAAACCACCCGCCGAACTCGTGCCCGATCCCGCCGCCGCGCGGAAGCAGTTGAAGCTGCTCTACGTTTCCTGCGGCAACAAGGACGGCCTGATCAACATCTCTCAGAGCGTTCACGTTTCTCTGAAACAACAAGATGTCCCCCACATCTGGAACGTGGATGATCACGGCCATGACGGCTCGTCCTGGGGCAGCAATCTCTATCATTTCGCGCAGCAGCTTTTCGTTACCAACCAACAAAAATGA